A stretch of Mytilus edulis chromosome 11, xbMytEdul2.2, whole genome shotgun sequence DNA encodes these proteins:
- the LOC139494846 gene encoding uncharacterized protein translates to MLLKVFIRTFKVWQLAMLYGCTLGNGEFTFIAGTISYLLEQCVYSVIDHSSLSDCTMQCLLDEYNNCSRFVFESDTQRCMLQSDYISSDVPTTTIDTAQAIMFFEAHVDCIAGYDFDRHTKLCINEFGDSTTWLDARARCKQDGGDLISIPSLEKWRFVFNYLEAFPGGHWIGLNNSVWMTGEPFKNALGIPNNLLDVNVTSDASCGRLRFRGLDQHKMLQNDPCSEKKKFVCEIQII, encoded by the exons ATGTTATTAAAAGTATTTATCAGAACATTTAAAGTCTGGCAATTGGCAATGTTGTATGGCTGTACATTAGGAAATGGCGAATTTACATTTATAGCAGGGACAATAAGTTATTTACTAGAACAATGCGTGTATAGTGTGATAGATCATTCCTCACTGTCTGATTGTACCATGCAATGTTTACTTGATGAGTATAATAACTGCTCCAGATTTGTATTCGAGTCTGATACACAGAGGTGTATGTTACAGTCGGATTATATCTCGTCTGATGTTCCAACGACAACCATCGATACAGCACAAGCAATTATGTTTTTTGAAGCACATGTTG ATTGTATCGCTGGCTACGACTTTGATAGACACACCAAATTGTGTATAAATGAGTTCGGGGATAGTACGACATGGCTGGATGCACGTGCAAGATGTAAACAAGACGGTGGTGATCTTATTTCCATTCCTTCTCTAGAGAAATGGCGATTTGTTTTCAACTATTTAGAAG CTTTCCCGGGTGGTCATTGGATTGGCTTGAACAACTCAGTATGGATGACTGGCGAACCTTTCAAGAATGCACTCGGAATACCAAATAACCTTCTCGACGTTAACGTCACAAGTGATGCGTCATGCGGTCGCTTGCGTTTCCGAGGCCTTGATCAACataaaatgttacaaaatgaCCCTTGTTCTGAAAAGAAGAAATTTGTTtgtgaaatacaaattatttaa